The genomic DNA tgcctgtgttAGCTATGCACAGATCCAGTGGGGACGCACATGCCAAACTCTGGGAAAGCCTgagtggaaaaaaacctcttgtATTCCAGCTTCTTGCTTTTATATGCAAGATTCTCTGTTCAGCAGGCACAGCATGTGTCTGTGAAGGTCACCTGCCACTCCCCTgagcctgcacagagcagccagggtgAGGGACACTGCACTGCACATCCCACTTAGGCTGGGACCACAGTAGCTGCACACAGGACTGCTCACAGTGGGGGATCAACAACCAGCAACTCAGCCACCAGGTGCATCTTGTTAGCAGAATGTTTTGTTACCAAAAGTGGGCCCTTTCCCTGAAGTATGGAAACAAAATGTACCCTAGACACCATCCTGCTATGCCAGGGGAAGCCAGATGGGGAAGTGTGGGGGCACAACTGTTACTGATGATTTTTAGAGGGCCAGTGTGAAATGTCCTGTATAAAGGCCACGTCTATTTCCAAGTGGTGCTCTgccacattccacagcagctctggaccTGGCTGAACCCTCACCCCATGGACAGCCATCCATACAGGCCAGCCCAGGTGTGTGCAGTTTGTGCTCACtatgaaaaggaaatgtttctttCAGCACCATCAGGTATTACTGGCTAACTGCACTGATTTCAGGGTGGTTCACACTGGGGCACACCAGACTGCCTTTGGCTGaactgggctgctgctgtcacaatGTAATTCCAAGGAgtgaaacaaacaggaaaatagTAACATGAAAGAGCTGTTGGAGGAGGATTGCGTAGGAGACAGAGGGCTGAGCAGGTAAATGCTGATTTCTACTGCCATCCTAGGGAACAGAGGAGGAGACAAGTAATCATCCCAGTGTCTCCTGGTTGCCCTCTGGAGCTGTGGAGGTGGCCAGCCCTGAACACTCCTACAGCCTGACaggctccttcctgctccacaggcacctcagctcctgcccccGGCCCTGGCGAGGGTGTGGTCTgcctgcacaggctgctccgtgcccaggcacagacacagctggaTCCTGCTCCCCTTCCCACCGTGCAGCTTtagggcagcacagcacaatgAAACTTCCCTCTCAACACAGTTCTCAGTGTTCCCATTTGGATTGTATTGACCAAAAGAATTCTGTCCTTAGAGGAATTGTAACTACTCCTGCTTCTCCATTGTTTCCCAAGTGTAAGAGAACTCAAGGAAGATGgcaaatgaaaagcaaaagggagtcttatttctttttttttttttgtttacctGTACAATGGATGCCCCAACGCCTCCATTGAGCCAAACCCAGTGGATGGTGGGAATGATTCCGTAGCCAGACACGGAGCAGAAGATGATGGAGCgcagcctgtgccactgctgtgtGAGGTAACTGGGGTGGATCTGAGCAAAAAACACTGCCAGGATCATGGCCAGCACAGTGATCAAATACACCTGGCGCCAGTACTGAGGGTACAAAGAAACAAAGGCAAGTTTGTGGTGTGCAGAAGTCAGCTCTGGGCAGAAGGTTTCAGTGactgagcacagcagtgcttcaccctgtccctgctgtgggtcTGAGTGGAGGGCCCTGTGCCTGTCAGCTGGCACTGAGGGGAGGAGACTGCTCCTGGGGGGCACCTGGCACCACATCCTTCATTCCAAGCACTTCCTGCACCAAATGTTTTCAATACACCTGTGCCTCACCTgtccagctcagctcctggacAGCCATGCCCAGGGCAGGCCTTGAGAGGGAACTCATTTAGTCATCCTCTGTTagaaggagggaaaacaagGTTGTTTCTGCCTCACAGCAGCTATCTCGTGGGCAATACTGTTTGAATAAAGCACCTGTGATGGGACACATCCTATGACCAGCCTCAGGCACTGGATACAGGTAGGACCTGTAAAGTTTCCCTACCTTGagagaaatttaaatatttccctgAGGCTTGTGCAATCaacagctggaaagaaaaaccTGCATTTGCCTGTCTCAGCCACCACAGTTCAGCTCAGGTCAGAGGGACATGTTCCagttcccatccctgcctcctCGCTCCTGTTCTCTTTGGACACCTGCACAGAACCCCCTTCCTGCACACAGAAACTGCAATGAGAACACAGGAACCAAGCCCTGCAAGGACATTGCTCCCCACTCACATTACTGCAGTAGAAGGCGTAGAACACGCCTGACACGTAGCAGCCCAGGATCCCGATGGAAATGCCCGCGTAATCCAGCGCCATCCAGCGCCGGCTGGTCTTCTCGGAGCGGTGGCAGCAGAACAGGTGGTATCCTACTGAGCAAAGCATACACACCTACGCAGAGTGCCAGAGGAGGAGGGTTAGTTCCTTAAaaaggagcagggagcacagccagtcccagccctgcagctgtgctaTGCAGTGCACCCCAGCGCAGGCACTTGTGATCCCTGGCAGCCGACCATAAAGCTTCTCTGGCAcgggggaggaggagcaggacacTGCAAACCATGGCAACCAGTTGTACAAGTAGCAAAAGTGGGCCCCTGAGGCCAGAGAGCTGGCAGCGCTCCAGGGAGACACATCCGCACCAGTACAGGGGAGAGCCCAAAGCCCAGATCTGCCCTGACTGCCCAGCACTCACTGCGTGCCTTGACTGAGGGAACACACAGAAATTTAACTCTTAGGCACAGGCTGCATGTTTGCTCCTAGGCTGCCTTAATATCTTTTCCCTGAGAAGTGTTTGGTTCTCTGTGGCCttctgcaggggcagggaggggcacTAGAGCCACTTGTGGCTCTACAAAGGCATCCTGTACCCTGCAGAGAACACCAACAGTGCCTTGAGCTCTCTGTGCTCTCACAAGGTGCAGGGGCCCACCGGAGACAGGCTTCAAGTCTGTGCAAACACATTCCTCTGACAAGTAACAAGTGAGGCCACCAGCCCTCTGCCCTTCCCGACCATCGGGCCGCGGCTGATCCCTTGGATGCCAGGGTGTTCGGCCCtatccagcagcacctggagccgCGTCAGGCCCCCTCAAGCTGCGGCAGCTCTGACACACGGCCCGGACAAACGCACTCGTTTATCACAGACTCTCTCCTGTGGCAGCTGCGTTCGGTTTTTACCCCGCGGAGCGACGCCGCCGGGCCCGCGCTGTGCCCGCACCGCGGAGGGCTCAGCGCCGCCGGCAGCTGGCGCCCACCTGGAAGCAGAAGAGGCAGACGGAGCAGATGACGAAGTCCTCGCGGGAGGCGCCAGCGGCCGGCAGCACGGCGGTCAGGTCGTAGATGCCGAGCGTGAAGAAGAGCAGGAAGCCGAGCAGGTGGCTCCAAATGTTGACGGTCTCGTTGGAGAGGATGAAGAGGCTGAGCGAGAGGAGGCACAAGGCGGGGCGGGGgtgagcggcggcggggccggggggcgcccggggccgcggggcgcGCTCACCTCTTGATGCACAGGCGGGAGGGCAGGTACGCGCGGTATCCATCGGTGATGTAGGGGTTGTCCTTCAGGAACACCGGGATCTGCTCGTACGTGTAGAGCCGGATGCCGCGGGGTACCAGCACCGGCCAGTACTGGTAGCTGCCCAGCTCGATGTAGTGCGCGCTGCGCAGCAGCTTCTGGTGCATCCTGCCCGCCGCCGCAT from Ammospiza nelsoni isolate bAmmNel1 chromosome 4, bAmmNel1.pri, whole genome shotgun sequence includes the following:
- the PAQR3 gene encoding progestin and adipoQ receptor family member 3, whose amino-acid sequence is MHQKLLRSAHYIELGSYQYWPVLVPRGIRLYTYEQIPVFLKDNPYITDGYRAYLPSRLCIKSLFILSNETVNIWSHLLGFLLFFTLGIYDLTAVLPAAGASREDFVICSVCLFCFQVCMLCSVGYHLFCCHRSEKTSRRWMALDYAGISIGILGCYVSGVFYAFYCSNYWRQVYLITVLAMILAVFFAQIHPSYLTQQWHRLRSIIFCSVSGYGIIPTIHWVWLNGGVGASIVQEFAPRVFVMYFIAAVAFLFYISKVPERYFPGQLNYLGSSHQVWHILAVVMLYWWHQSTVYIMQYRHSKPCPEYNADL